TAAATCATTGACCTGATACTATTCGTTAAAAGCATGTGAATTATTTTGATAGAAAATGTTTATTGTTTTTTCAAATAAAAAATCCCTATAGTTTCCTATAGAAGTTTTATGTTATGAAAGGTGTATATTCTATTTTATACCATTATAGCCAGTAGGAATTCCTACCATTTCCGCCACTTGGCTAATGGAATACACAGTTACTCACTCTCTTTCTCTAGTAGCTTTACTGCTACATGCTGTTTTCATCTTGTCCAAGAAAAAAAGGTAACCAAACAAAATATTCAAAATATGATATGATGAACTCTGTCCTGTATTTTATAGAACATTACAATAATATAACATATCTTTTTATGAAAGGTAGTTGGATTAGATGAAGCCCTTTCAACACACTATCCAATCTGAAGAAGAACTGCTTACACTGACTGGTACACCAAGCCCTCTAGCCAGTAACAAGGTTATTCCATTCTTAGATGCGCATTGTCGCTCCTTCTTAGCGAAGGCACCTTTTTTAGTCTTATCTACAAGCAACAAAGAAGGCCTTTGTGACGCATCTCCTCGTGGAGACCAACCGGGATTTGTTCATGTACTAGATGACCATCATCTTCTCATACCTGAACGCCCTGGTAACCGTCGAGTCGACTCTCTACGAAATATTATATCCAATCCATATGTAGGTTTACTTTTCATCATTCCAGGACTTGAAGAGACATTACGTATTAACGGAAAAGCACGGGTCATTGCAGATCAAGAGCTTCTCGAACCAATGCAAGTGCAAGGCCGCGTGCCTCAGCTGGGAAT
This is a stretch of genomic DNA from Brevibacillus laterosporus DSM 25. It encodes these proteins:
- a CDS encoding pyridoxamine 5'-phosphate oxidase family protein; protein product: MKPFQHTIQSEEELLTLTGTPSPLASNKVIPFLDAHCRSFLAKAPFLVLSTSNKEGLCDASPRGDQPGFVHVLDDHHLLIPERPGNRRVDSLRNIISNPYVGLLFIIPGLEETLRINGKARVIADQELLEPMQVQGRVPQLGIAVEVNECFVHCAKAFKRSGLWQPTSWLPKESLPKPAVMLAEHAKFSAEDVANLLHDSYTKRLY